A single region of the Schizosaccharomyces osmophilus chromosome 3, complete sequence genome encodes:
- the mug73 gene encoding multispanning 7TM plasma membrane rhodopsin family protein, implicated in signaling, with product MNSNVGKIPSDSATDYYWAVFSIFLFCAIVYPIVSIFSSPPKRMFYYVYSVTCMVSAIVYFSMAGELGYTLVNLSTSTWFRRIRVVYFVRYIQWMINFPLVISSIFYFAGVSFMRILVTVFNIWLCFLCLLAAAMTVSTHRWGFCAFSLVGYACALVHTCITYKHDIQPLKRKAKIGLICSLVYFFVLWALYFVSWGLCEGIGYSLPIGEAVFYSVLDFLEFPVFGAIFSWMIDLVGMHRFSKTYLRSFLTDNEEAIKLDVISEAESPKEKEDEPEAQFTDS from the exons ATGAATAGCAATGTTGGAAAAATTCCTTCAGAC TCGGCAACGGACTATTACTGGGCGgttttttccatatttttgttttgtgcCATCGTGTATCCTATCGTTTCGATCTTTTCCAGCCCACCAAAACGAATGTTTTATTATGTGTATTCTGTAACATGCATGGTTTCCGCCATCGTTTATTTTAGCATGGCTGGTGAATTGGGATATACGCTTGTCAACTTGAGTACTTCAACTTGGTTTCGTAGGATTCGGGTCGTCTACTTCGTCCGCTACATTCAATGGATGATCAATTTCCCCTTGGTGATTTCTAGCATATTTTACTTCGCCGGTGTTTCCTTTATGCGGATCCTCGTAACTGTATTTAACATCTGGTTATGCTTTCTATGTTTGTTAGCTGCAGCTATGACTGTCTCGACTCACCGTTGGGGATTCTGCGCTTTTTCGTTGGTCGGTTATGCTTGTGCACTTGTGCATACCTGTATAACCTATAAGCATGATATTCAACCTTTAAAACGCAAAGCGAAAATTGGATTAATATGTTCCCTCGTTTACTTTTTCGTCCTTTGGGCTTTGTATTTCGTAAGCTGGGGTTTGTGTGAAGGCATTGGTTACTCTTTGCCAATTGGAGAAGCTGTCTTTTACAGTGTCTTGGACTTTTTAGAATTCCCGGTGTTTGGCGCCATTTTTTCGTGGATGATTGATTTGGTCGGTATGCATAGATTCTCAAAAACATACCTACGTTCTTTCCTGACCGACAATGAAGAAGCAATAAAGCTGGACGTCATAAGTGAAGCAGAATCTCCaaaggagaaagaagatgagCCGGAAGCCCAATTCACAGATTCATAA
- a CDS encoding gstA, whose translation MSERMKLYGFEFSGHVHRVRLLLSFLKIPFEWIIIQPADLNSEEIRRLNSWKQVPILVDGDTVISDSNAIMVYLVKKYGDEDFWLLKDPLASSWVQRWFSYATGELRYGPSLARKIYLYKTNEDTEVPKQIAAKLFDFMNNYLEGKEYLVGDHITLADFAMYSYTSHAPEGYISLRPYPNVLTWLTRIESLPEYVPLNWFNPSLKDY comes from the coding sequence ATGAGcgaaagaatgaaattatACGGGTTTGAATTCTCTGGGCATGTTCATAGAGTTCGACTTTTACTgtcatttttgaaaattccaTTTGAATGGATCATTATTCAGCCGGCAGACTTAAACTCGGAAGAGATTAGACGACTGAATTCATGGAAACAGGTTCCCATACTTGTTGACGGGGACACCGTTATATCAGATAGCAATGCCATTATGGTATATTTGGTGAAAAAGTATGGGGATGAAGACTTTTGGTTGCTCAAAGATCCATTAGCATCTTCTTGGGTACAAAGATGGTTTTCCTATGCTACTGGTGAATTACGTTATGGCCCATCACTTGCTCGAAAGATTTATCTTTATAAAACGAACGAAGACACAGAGGTTCCCAAACAGATTGCGGCTAAATTATTCGACTTTATGAACAATTATTTAGAAGGAAAGGAATATTTAGTTGGCGATCATATTACTCTTGCAGACTTTGCTATGTATTCCTACACGTCGCACGCTCCGGAAGGTTATATTTCTCTACGCCCATATCCCAATGTATTGACATGGTTGACACGCATCGAGAGCCTTCCTGAATATGTCCCTCTGAATTGGTTCAATCCATCCTTGAAAGATTATTAG